GGCTCTCTTTTCCGCACTGACTGGCTCAAAACTCTGCAGAAGTGGCTCAATTCATCCGCAATAATCATTATTTACGAGTTATTATTTACATGTGTATTTTAGGAATCTTGATACACCCTCAAATATCATTTGCTGAAACAAATGAGGAAGTACCTTTTTTAATTAACAACGGTAAATGTCCGAACTTACAAAACTTGGGCCATGTAAGTTCAGATAAAGGTCTTATAAATGCATTGAATACAATAATTCCTAAGGTTTATAAAGACGATAATTACAAAGGTTGGAAAGTAGAAACCATAGCACATCTTCCAAAAGCACCACATCCAGAAGCTTATTATGCAATGGCGAAACATTATTGCGGAGAGGAAGTAGCTAACAATTCTTGGTTTGTGGAAGTACTGTTTCCACAATATTTACCGGCATATGATGCATCACACAGACAGATTTTTGTGACCAAAAACAAACAAGGGAAATGGTTTGCTTGGTTTAGATTTCATTAACCTTTCAACAAACGGGCGTGATTGTTGCAGATCATAGGTAGAAAATGATCAATCTTTTTTATAAAAATTGTATAGTTCTTCACAAAGAATGTACCCGTTTTGTTCAATCTTTTTTCAAAACGGGTTTTTTGAATTTAACGTAAAATGTAGGTTTGCAAGGTGTTTTTAACCAAACCTTATTTTAAAGTTACACTGACATCTTCTTCTTCAAATTGGTTCTTTATAATGGACGGTCCTTTAATAGGATCATTTTTTTGGTAATGGAGTTGCATATATAATTATATTCCTATATATTAAAAACAAGAAATATAGGCTTATGCTTATATATTGATAATCATCTAAGGAAAGGATGATTTTTTTATGGAGAAAACCGTTTTAAAACTCGAAAAGGCCACTAGTGTGTTAAAGCTTTTAGGGGATAAAACTAGGCTTACGATGATAGGGCTCATGTCTCATCATGAATGTTGTGTTTGTGAGTTTGTTGAAGTTTTTGATATGAGTCAGCCTTCCATCAGCCAACATCTTCGAAAGCTTCGTGATGCGGAGTTGGTGAAAGAAAGAAGAAAAGGTCAATGGATTTTCTATTCACTGAACAAAGAAAGTGAAGCATATCCGTTGATAGAAGCGTTATTAACACATATTCCGGATCAAAAAGAAAAGTTGGAGGCATTAGAAGCTGAAGGTAAACGAATTACTTGTGGTTAGTTGGAGGGTGTTGGATTGGCATCTGTTCTATTATCATTATTGATTTTTATTATCACACTAGTATTGGCCATTTGGCAACCGAAAGGTTTGGGTATCGGTTGGACGGCTTGTGGGGGAGCCATTCTTGCACTCCTTGTCGGTGTCGTTGACTGGGGAGATGTTCTTACCGTTACAGGCATTGTTTGGAATGCGACGTTAACCTTTGTTGCTGTGATTTTGATTTCGTTAATACTTGATGAAATTGGTTTCTTTGAATGGGCAGCACTTCATATGGCTCGGGTTGCCAAAGGAAACGGTATTAAAATGTTTGTTTATATTATTTTGCTTGGCGCTGTGGTCGCTGCTTTTTTCGCCAATGATGGTGCTGCATTGATTTTGACAACAATTGTATTGGCAATGGTTCGAAACTTGAAAT
The sequence above is drawn from the Pueribacillus theae genome and encodes:
- a CDS encoding ArsR/SmtB family transcription factor, coding for MEKTVLKLEKATSVLKLLGDKTRLTMIGLMSHHECCVCEFVEVFDMSQPSISQHLRKLRDAELVKERRKGQWIFYSLNKESEAYPLIEALLTHIPDQKEKLEALEAEGKRITCG